A single Macrobrachium nipponense isolate FS-2020 chromosome 5, ASM1510439v2, whole genome shotgun sequence DNA region contains:
- the LOC135215104 gene encoding piggyBac transposable element-derived protein 3-like has product MKPKKWGFKLFVLADSGGLIRDFIPYTGSIQPVIKEGIPDLGASSNIVLHLAETIQNNRNHLLYFDNWFTSVPLIKHLAERGIWCCGTVRPCRLPGLKLVSDTVLKKKGRGTFEEWKSSGDGSQLTAVKWLNNKGVTLLSTFADSQPTHTAQRFDKKMRKVIEIPQPNIVKLYNKSMGGVDLADCLLSLYRIPVRSKKYYHRLIFHMIDMCINQAWLLYRRDYETTGLSQEKKHSLLSFRMSVSESLIRAEKYVPKRGRPSSSKKTADPPKKRRQQMGQVRPQKDVRFDKVGHFPEAKDPSLYCKRLGCKGRTNIRCMKCNVSLCLNKKKLLSAVSYLKQYVRLSPFLYPSHFLM; this is encoded by the coding sequence ATGAAGCCCAAAAAGTGGGGATTCAAGCTCTTTGTACTTGCAGACAGTGGGGGTCTTATTCGTGATTTCATTCCTTATACAGGGTCCATTCAGCCTGTGATTAAAGAAGGTATTCCAGACCTTGGTGCATCTTCAAACATAGTCTTGCACTTGGCTGAGACAATACAAAATAACAGGAATCACCTTCTCTATTTTGACAATTGGTTTACATCTGTTCCACTTATAAAACACCTGGCTGAAAGAGGTATCTGGTGCTGTGGAACGGTAAGGCCATGTCGGCTTCCAGGGCTAAAGTTAGTATCAGATACTGTCCTAAAGAAGAAAGGTAGAGGCACATTTGAGGAATGGAAGTCATCTGGTGATGGTAGTCAGTTAACAGCAGTCAAATGGCTTAATAATAAAGGAGTGACCTTGCTCTCCACCTTTGCTGACAGCCAACCAACTCATACTGCACAACgttttgacaaaaaaatgaggaaaGTTATAGAGATCCCACAGCCGAACATAGTAAAATTGTACAACAAGAGCATGGGTGGTGTAGACCTGGCTGACTGTCTGTTATCATTGTACAGAATTCCAGTGAGATCAAAGAAATATTACCATAGACTAATCTTTCATATGATTGACATGTGCATTAATCAAGCTTGGTTGCTCTACAGAAGAGATTATGAGACAACAGGGCTTTCACAGGAGAAAAAGCATTCCTTACTGTCCTTCAGAATGTCTGTGTCCGAGTCACTCATTAGGGCAGAAAAGTATGTGCCTAAAAGAGGTCGTCCATCTTCATCTAAGAAGACAGCTGATCCACCCAAGAAAAGGCGTCAACAGATGGGTCAGGTCAGACCACAGAAGGATGTGAGGTTTGACAAAGTAGGTCACTTCCCTGAAGCAAAAGATCCTAGTTTGTACTGCAAGCGACTTGGTTGTAAGGGTCGTACAAACATCAGGTGCATGAAATGTAATGTCAGTTTgtgcctaaataaaaaaaaactgctttctgCAGTTTCATACCTAAAACAGTACGTACGACTCTCCCCCTTTCTTTATCCCTCACACTTTCTAATGTAG